The following coding sequences lie in one Variovorax terrae genomic window:
- a CDS encoding LysR family transcriptional regulator, with translation MNSSAKLMNLNGRQLLAFLEISRLKSFAKAAERIHLSPSGMSMLVKELEDQVGARLFERTTRSVTLTDAGRRLMPAAA, from the coding sequence ATGAATTCCTCAGCCAAATTGATGAATCTGAATGGCCGGCAGTTGCTGGCATTTCTGGAGATCAGCCGTCTCAAGAGTTTCGCCAAGGCCGCCGAGCGCATCCACCTGTCCCCCTCGGGCATGAGCATGCTCGTCAAGGAGCTGGAAGACCAGGTGGGCGCCCGGCTGTTCGAGCGGACCACGCGCTCGGTCACCCTGACCGATGCCGGCCGCCGCCTGATGCCGGCCGCCGCCTGA
- a CDS encoding dihydrodipicolinate synthase family protein: MKTSLSRRLYSALLLPLRPDLKIDESGLRNLIRQHLKNPIFKERGGLVANPEAGEIYYLTRAEKQRVLEIVLEETNGLVPVIAGTFGWTTSDTVDGAKDAKQMGAQGLFVSPPAGSMDVSSAWDPLKYPEVWLDQILEQDRATDLPIFVHPVVTPSQPWGIGLPLQAALRYCREVPNIVGWKTTYAYPGHRILSRAFRQSLPDVALLCSSAQFFHEYLATGCIDGTITGSWNYGMEPMLAHMAAWERNDANAARALWDSGLAELQEYIYAEPGRLHVRYKVASWLRGWIDSPVMRPPMPAPRLEEIQTIAARLAACGIEVRSGAEVNAVATSRA; this comes from the coding sequence ATGAAGACATCCCTCTCGCGCCGGCTCTACTCGGCGCTCCTGCTACCCCTGCGGCCCGACCTGAAGATTGACGAAAGCGGATTGCGGAACCTGATTCGCCAGCATCTGAAGAACCCCATCTTCAAAGAACGCGGAGGCCTGGTGGCGAACCCCGAGGCGGGCGAGATCTACTACCTGACCCGCGCTGAAAAGCAGCGCGTGCTGGAGATCGTCCTCGAAGAAACCAACGGCCTGGTGCCGGTGATTGCCGGTACCTTCGGCTGGACGACTTCCGACACGGTCGATGGTGCGAAGGACGCCAAGCAGATGGGCGCCCAGGGGCTGTTTGTCTCGCCGCCGGCCGGTTCGATGGACGTGAGCTCCGCGTGGGATCCGCTCAAGTACCCCGAGGTCTGGCTCGACCAGATCCTCGAGCAGGACCGGGCCACGGACCTGCCGATCTTCGTGCACCCCGTGGTGACGCCTTCCCAGCCCTGGGGCATCGGGCTGCCCTTGCAGGCAGCGCTGCGCTACTGCCGGGAGGTTCCCAACATCGTGGGCTGGAAAACGACCTATGCCTATCCAGGCCATCGCATTCTTTCGCGCGCTTTCCGGCAGAGCCTTCCGGACGTCGCATTACTCTGCTCGAGCGCGCAGTTTTTCCATGAGTACCTGGCAACGGGCTGCATCGACGGAACCATCACAGGCTCGTGGAACTACGGCATGGAGCCGATGCTCGCCCATATGGCCGCATGGGAGCGCAACGACGCCAACGCAGCGCGGGCGCTGTGGGACAGCGGGTTGGCGGAACTCCAGGAGTACATCTACGCCGAGCCGGGGCGCCTGCATGTGCGCTACAAGGTGGCGTCGTGGCTGCGCGGGTGGATCGACTCCCCCGTGATGCGCCCCCCGATGCCCGCGCCGCGGCTCGAGGAAATCCAGACCATCGCCGCACGGCTTGCCGCGTGCGGCATCGAGGTGCGGTCCGGGGCAGAAGTCAACGCCGTTGCGACGTCGCGGGCTTGA
- a CDS encoding FAD-dependent monooxygenase, which yields MTEKEEMPQHDDAEVAIIGGGPVGMGLAIELGQRGIRCIVVERHPQPQPIPKGQNLTQRTMEHFHAWGAEKQLRAARTIPPEYGIGGLTAYGTLLGGYHYDWLQRDLVKPYYYTANERLPQYATEAVLRRRAAELPTVQTLYGWGAETVEQGAEGVTVTVAQRGGEGRRTLRAAYAVGCDGARSRVREQAGLAQTRTDHDRLMVLLVFRSHGLHELLARYPGKSYYNVLQPELKGYWKFFGRVDLGSTWFFHAPVPPGTTADNFDFRAYLQEAVGAPFDIEFEHIGFWDLRFMLADSYRNGRIFIAGDAAHSHPPYGGYGVNSGLEDARNLGWKLAAVLRGWGGEHLLDSYDAERRPVFQSTIRDFIAKSIETDHGFLDAHDPARDREAFEAAWQARAQGAVGEVHAFEPHYEGSPVVWQEGSAERASSAKGAHRFEAQPGHHLAPAALSSGGNVFEALGAGFTLLALGAPPASVQAFREAAAALQLPLEVVEASSEGEAARYGAPLVLVRPDEFVAWVGSEANVGLTQAQKILALAQGQ from the coding sequence ATGACTGAGAAAGAAGAAATGCCGCAGCACGACGACGCCGAAGTCGCGATCATCGGCGGCGGGCCGGTCGGCATGGGGCTGGCCATCGAGCTGGGCCAGCGCGGCATCCGCTGCATCGTGGTGGAGCGCCATCCGCAGCCCCAGCCCATCCCCAAGGGGCAGAACCTCACGCAGCGCACGATGGAGCATTTCCATGCCTGGGGCGCCGAGAAGCAACTGCGCGCCGCGCGCACCATTCCACCCGAATACGGCATCGGCGGCCTCACGGCCTATGGCACCTTGCTGGGCGGCTACCACTACGACTGGCTGCAGCGCGACCTGGTCAAGCCCTACTACTACACGGCCAACGAGCGCCTGCCCCAGTACGCCACGGAGGCGGTGCTGCGCCGCCGCGCGGCCGAACTGCCGACGGTGCAGACGCTGTACGGCTGGGGTGCCGAAACCGTGGAGCAGGGCGCCGAGGGGGTGACCGTGACGGTGGCGCAGCGTGGCGGCGAGGGCCGGCGCACCCTGCGCGCGGCCTACGCGGTGGGCTGCGACGGCGCCCGCTCGCGGGTGCGGGAGCAGGCCGGGCTGGCGCAGACGCGCACCGACCACGACCGCCTGATGGTGCTGCTGGTGTTCCGCTCACACGGCCTGCACGAGCTGCTGGCGCGCTACCCGGGCAAGTCCTACTACAACGTGCTGCAGCCCGAACTCAAGGGCTACTGGAAGTTCTTCGGGCGCGTGGACCTGGGCAGCACCTGGTTCTTCCATGCGCCGGTGCCCCCGGGCACGACGGCCGACAACTTCGATTTCCGCGCCTATCTCCAGGAGGCCGTGGGCGCGCCGTTCGACATCGAGTTCGAGCACATCGGGTTCTGGGACCTGCGCTTCATGCTGGCAGACAGCTACCGCAACGGGCGCATCTTCATCGCGGGCGACGCGGCGCACAGCCATCCGCCCTATGGCGGCTACGGCGTCAACTCGGGTCTGGAAGACGCACGCAACCTGGGGTGGAAGCTGGCCGCGGTGCTGCGGGGTTGGGGCGGCGAGCACTTGCTGGATTCCTACGACGCGGAGCGCCGGCCGGTGTTCCAGTCCACCATCCGCGATTTCATCGCGAAGTCGATCGAGACCGACCACGGGTTCCTCGACGCGCACGATCCCGCACGCGACCGCGAAGCCTTCGAGGCGGCCTGGCAGGCGCGCGCGCAGGGGGCGGTTGGGGAAGTCCATGCCTTCGAGCCCCACTACGAAGGCTCGCCGGTGGTCTGGCAGGAAGGATCGGCCGAGCGGGCCAGCAGCGCCAAGGGAGCGCATCGCTTCGAGGCGCAGCCCGGCCATCACCTGGCGCCAGCGGCTCTTTCGTCGGGCGGCAACGTGTTCGAGGCGCTGGGCGCGGGCTTCACGCTGCTGGCGCTGGGCGCGCCGCCGGCGAGCGTGCAGGCGTTCCGGGAGGCCGCTGCGGCCCTGCAACTGCCGCTCGAGGTGGTGGAAGCCTCGTCGGAGGGAGAGGCCGCGCGCTACGGTGCGCCGCTGGTGCTCGTGCGGCCGGATGAGTTTGTGGCCTGGGTGGGATCGGAGGCCAATGTCGGCCTGACGCAAGCGCAAAAGATCCTGGCCCTGGCTCAGGGCCAGTAG
- a CDS encoding MmgE/PrpD family protein, with product MSNTGFTARLAQWIAQAPRNWQADAMDQAQRAIADTIGCIIAGVDDEAVRRVRAGLGRWGGGGEASQAGTAGGVDAPWAALLNGTSAHALDFDDVLDPAASHVSAVMVPALLALGEQMDASGADLVDAYIVGVEVQECLAEAVNMTHYSRGWHTTLTLGAPSAAAACARLLRLDAQQSCHAMSIATSMAAGFKRQFGTNTKPLHAGLGAKNGILAAQMAAAGVTADPAIFEGERGFLDLMAGDGAAGFGSVLQRLDGPPAIVSPGVWLKRYPCCASTHRVVDAVIGMMQANGLAVADIVGIDTQVSEPAVRNLMYVQPRDEMQARFSMAYCVAAAALDKDLRLATFRRTAMDRSDIADFIPRVAMSPDPAQPGDMPSTTRSWATTTLHMGDGRSFTRKVVDPKGYPGNPLSEQELEAKFRDCASAQAADVAASYADWRGIASTAKIRPLCAGLRTLAKEV from the coding sequence ATGAGCAACACGGGATTTACGGCGCGGCTGGCACAGTGGATCGCGCAGGCGCCGCGCAACTGGCAAGCGGACGCGATGGACCAGGCGCAGCGCGCCATCGCGGACACCATCGGCTGCATCATTGCCGGTGTCGATGACGAAGCGGTGCGGCGCGTGCGGGCCGGCCTGGGTCGATGGGGCGGTGGCGGCGAGGCCAGCCAGGCAGGTACAGCCGGCGGCGTCGATGCGCCATGGGCGGCGCTGCTCAACGGAACATCGGCCCATGCGCTCGACTTTGACGATGTTCTGGATCCGGCCGCTTCTCACGTCAGCGCCGTGATGGTGCCCGCGCTGCTGGCGTTGGGCGAGCAGATGGACGCGAGCGGCGCCGACCTGGTGGACGCGTACATCGTTGGCGTGGAAGTGCAGGAGTGCCTGGCGGAAGCCGTCAACATGACGCATTATTCGCGCGGCTGGCACACCACCCTGACGCTTGGCGCGCCGTCTGCCGCAGCGGCATGCGCCCGGCTGCTCCGGCTGGATGCGCAGCAGTCCTGCCATGCCATGAGCATAGCCACCAGCATGGCTGCGGGCTTCAAGCGCCAGTTCGGCACCAACACCAAGCCATTGCACGCGGGCCTGGGTGCGAAGAACGGCATCCTCGCCGCGCAGATGGCTGCGGCCGGCGTGACGGCAGACCCCGCAATCTTCGAGGGTGAACGGGGCTTCCTGGATCTGATGGCGGGTGATGGTGCCGCTGGTTTTGGCTCCGTCCTCCAACGTCTTGATGGGCCGCCTGCCATCGTGTCGCCCGGCGTCTGGCTCAAGCGTTACCCCTGTTGCGCCAGCACCCATCGTGTGGTGGATGCGGTCATCGGCATGATGCAGGCGAACGGGCTGGCTGTGGCCGACATCGTGGGCATCGACACTCAGGTTTCCGAGCCGGCTGTCCGCAACCTGATGTACGTGCAGCCGCGCGACGAGATGCAGGCTCGCTTCAGCATGGCCTACTGCGTTGCTGCCGCAGCCCTGGACAAAGACCTGCGTTTGGCCACATTCCGGCGCACGGCCATGGACCGATCCGATATCGCCGATTTCATCCCGCGTGTAGCGATGTCGCCCGATCCGGCGCAGCCGGGCGACATGCCTTCGACGACCAGGAGCTGGGCAACCACCACCCTCCACATGGGCGATGGCCGCAGCTTCACCCGCAAGGTCGTGGATCCCAAGGGCTATCCCGGCAACCCGCTGTCCGAGCAGGAGCTGGAGGCGAAGTTTCGCGATTGCGCCAGCGCGCAAGCTGCCGACGTTGCTGCCTCTTACGCTGATTGGCGAGGCATTGCGTCCACTGCGAAGATTCGCCCGTTGTGTGCGGGTCTTCGCACGCTTGCCAAAGAAGTTTGA
- a CDS encoding Bug family tripartite tricarboxylate transporter substrate binding protein has protein sequence MTLAALAFSGLAAAQAYPNRNVTLLVPFAAGSSTDIMTRLIAKGLNERLKTAYFIVDNKPGANGTIASEVVAKAKPDGYTILVGTGTTHTQVPWMMKSLPYDPVKDFEPVAGIGGVPLAVMVANNSPIRSMDDLRKTVSASPGKYAYGTAFGMATVCGENIRRGFSIDLVQVPYKSSPQAITDLIGGRTVMMCSDFNTAMGPIRNGQVRAIAVTTNKRNAQLPDVPALIESIPGFPEMRSWVGAFAPKGTPPEVIQVLAPAILAITESPDFLKTLVPNGFERLPLSGAQLTAFVQSELVKWEKLIEQAGIQRE, from the coding sequence ATGACCCTGGCCGCCCTGGCGTTCTCCGGACTGGCTGCAGCGCAGGCCTATCCCAACCGCAATGTGACTCTGCTTGTGCCGTTCGCCGCGGGCAGCTCCACGGACATCATGACCCGGCTGATCGCCAAGGGACTGAATGAGCGCCTGAAGACGGCTTACTTCATCGTCGACAACAAGCCCGGGGCGAACGGCACGATCGCCAGTGAGGTGGTGGCGAAGGCCAAGCCGGATGGATACACCATCCTCGTGGGCACGGGAACCACGCACACCCAGGTGCCCTGGATGATGAAGTCGCTGCCGTACGACCCGGTCAAGGACTTCGAGCCGGTCGCAGGGATCGGCGGTGTTCCTCTGGCGGTGATGGTCGCCAACAACTCGCCCATCAGGTCCATGGACGACCTGCGCAAGACCGTGAGTGCCAGCCCGGGCAAGTACGCATACGGCACGGCTTTCGGCATGGCAACCGTCTGCGGCGAAAACATCCGGCGCGGTTTCAGCATCGACCTGGTACAGGTGCCCTACAAAAGCAGCCCGCAGGCCATTACCGACCTGATCGGCGGACGCACCGTGATGATGTGCTCGGACTTCAACACCGCCATGGGGCCGATCCGCAACGGCCAGGTCCGCGCCATTGCGGTGACCACCAACAAGCGGAATGCGCAGCTGCCGGACGTGCCCGCGCTGATCGAGTCCATTCCAGGCTTCCCCGAGATGCGCTCCTGGGTCGGTGCATTTGCCCCGAAGGGCACACCGCCAGAGGTGATCCAGGTGCTGGCGCCGGCGATTCTGGCCATCACCGAATCGCCCGATTTCCTGAAGACACTCGTCCCGAACGGCTTCGAGCGACTGCCGCTGAGCGGCGCGCAGCTCACCGCGTTCGTGCAATCGGAACTGGTCAAGTGGGAAAAGCTGATCGAGCAGGCCGGCATCCAGCGCGAATGA
- a CDS encoding IclR family transcriptional regulator, whose product MSGNPPIPPLPADEPAAQDKRGIQSVDAAVAILNVVASAAGPQPLTAIAKASANSASTTHRYLVSLQRGGLVRQDPSTGWYDLGASALQLGLAALRRMDSVEVAQRHAAQLAVETGTACFVSIWSEDGPMIVRWFHGRRVIMTMAGVGSVLPLRESSSGLIFAAYLPVHLVKTWTAAHTLAYDELEPELRQIRTQGFAWVDGRMGTGLRGVSAPVLDMFGEIRCSLTLLSPDPALIQLPNEAQARLVAAGRAASLQLGNRSA is encoded by the coding sequence GTGAGCGGAAATCCCCCTATTCCCCCCCTCCCCGCGGACGAGCCAGCCGCCCAGGACAAGCGCGGCATCCAGTCGGTTGACGCCGCCGTCGCCATCCTCAATGTGGTGGCCTCCGCGGCAGGCCCCCAGCCGCTCACCGCCATCGCCAAGGCATCGGCCAATTCAGCCAGCACGACCCACCGGTATCTGGTGAGCCTGCAACGCGGGGGGCTGGTCCGCCAGGACCCCAGCACAGGGTGGTACGACCTTGGAGCTTCAGCGCTGCAACTCGGCCTGGCGGCCCTCAGGCGCATGGATTCGGTGGAGGTGGCTCAGCGGCATGCGGCGCAACTGGCGGTGGAAACGGGAACAGCCTGCTTCGTTTCCATCTGGAGCGAAGACGGCCCGATGATCGTGCGCTGGTTCCACGGCCGGCGCGTGATCATGACCATGGCGGGCGTCGGAAGCGTGCTGCCGCTTCGGGAGTCTTCCTCCGGCCTGATCTTCGCTGCCTACCTGCCGGTCCATCTCGTGAAGACCTGGACGGCGGCCCACACCCTGGCCTACGACGAGTTGGAGCCCGAACTCAGGCAGATCCGCACCCAGGGTTTTGCCTGGGTGGACGGCAGGATGGGCACGGGGCTCCGAGGCGTTTCGGCGCCTGTGCTCGACATGTTCGGAGAAATCCGCTGCTCCCTGACCTTGCTGAGCCCCGATCCCGCGCTGATCCAACTCCCGAACGAGGCACAGGCGCGCCTGGTCGCCGCAGGTCGAGCGGCCTCGCTGCAATTGGGCAACCGCAGCGCCTGA
- a CDS encoding Bug family tripartite tricarboxylate transporter substrate binding protein, with amino-acid sequence MHPSPLFSSQRRRQFVAGGLGLLAAPFVRAQASAGSVRLVVPFTPGTGIDLIARLVAPQLAERLKRPFFVDNKAGASGNIGTQEVARAAPDGNTLLVTVSTLVMAPALYPKLGFDPLTDLAPVSLTSRGQLLLVAGPTAKVDSLSGLIAYAKSHPGELNYGSPGAGTPHHLAMELLKNRARISLTHISYRGTAPAVTDLLGGQIDVMFLPIHVALQHVKTGKLRALAISSDQPSPLLPQVPPLRTLNLGDLNVDMWYGVLAPGGTPRAIIEPLNKELREILAKPAIASAFEVQGMTPESSTSEAFKQLMTADAKRWGDLIKAQGITAE; translated from the coding sequence ATGCATCCATCACCTCTCTTTTCCTCGCAGCGCCGCCGCCAGTTCGTGGCGGGCGGGTTGGGCCTGCTCGCGGCGCCGTTCGTGCGGGCGCAGGCCTCTGCCGGATCCGTGCGCCTCGTGGTGCCGTTCACGCCGGGCACCGGCATCGACCTGATCGCCCGGCTGGTCGCACCGCAGCTGGCCGAGCGCCTGAAGCGCCCGTTCTTCGTGGACAACAAGGCAGGCGCTTCCGGCAACATCGGCACGCAGGAGGTGGCGCGCGCCGCGCCGGACGGCAACACGCTGCTGGTGACGGTCAGCACGCTGGTGATGGCGCCGGCCCTCTACCCCAAGCTGGGTTTCGATCCGCTCACGGATCTGGCGCCGGTCAGCCTCACGAGCCGCGGCCAGCTCCTGCTGGTGGCGGGACCCACGGCCAAGGTGGATTCCCTGAGCGGGCTGATCGCCTATGCCAAGAGCCATCCCGGCGAGCTCAACTACGGCTCGCCCGGCGCCGGCACGCCGCACCACCTGGCCATGGAGTTGCTGAAGAACCGGGCCAGGATCTCGCTGACGCACATCAGCTACCGCGGCACGGCCCCGGCCGTGACCGACCTGCTGGGCGGCCAGATCGACGTGATGTTCCTGCCGATCCACGTGGCCTTGCAGCACGTCAAGACGGGCAAGCTGCGCGCGCTGGCCATCAGCTCCGACCAGCCGAGCCCGCTGCTGCCCCAGGTGCCGCCGCTGCGCACGCTCAACCTGGGCGACCTCAACGTCGACATGTGGTACGGCGTGCTCGCGCCCGGCGGCACACCCCGCGCCATCATCGAGCCACTGAACAAGGAACTGCGCGAGATCCTGGCCAAGCCGGCCATCGCCTCGGCGTTCGAGGTGCAGGGCATGACGCCGGAGTCCAGCACGTCCGAGGCGTTCAAGCAGCTCATGACGGCGGACGCCAAGCGTTGGGGCGACCTGATCAAGGCCCAAGGGATCACCGCGGAGTGA
- a CDS encoding Bug family tripartite tricarboxylate transporter substrate binding protein, with protein MKRRQLLSLALAGAAARPAFAEAYPSRPIVLVMPFPAGGSVDVFGRAIALHLSTALKQPIVVDNRAGAGGLIGAGAVAKGKKDGYMLLLSSSSTHSLAAALRSNLPYDPEKDFAPVVNLGSGISSLLIPASSSVRTVAELVAAMKQRGDQNSFGSAGIGTIAHLSAEDFMLATGVRATHVPYKGTSLAVQDLAAGRLSFMFDSSVSAEGYVRGGLARMLAVTGRTRLHGMPDVPTMAEAGIKLANPEGYFGVWAPAGTPREIVLALNGALNDVLKSPEVVALMQKLSITARGGTPEDFAQRVAADSLQWKKAVQRANVPLE; from the coding sequence ATGAAGCGCAGGCAACTTCTGAGCCTGGCCTTGGCCGGGGCTGCCGCACGCCCGGCGTTTGCCGAGGCCTACCCCAGCCGGCCCATCGTCCTGGTCATGCCGTTCCCGGCGGGCGGCTCCGTGGATGTGTTCGGGCGGGCCATCGCCCTGCATCTTTCCACCGCTCTGAAGCAGCCGATCGTCGTCGACAACCGTGCGGGTGCAGGCGGCCTCATCGGCGCCGGCGCGGTGGCCAAGGGGAAGAAGGATGGCTACATGCTGCTGCTGTCTTCCAGCAGCACGCACTCGCTGGCCGCGGCGCTCAGGTCGAACTTGCCGTACGACCCCGAGAAGGACTTTGCCCCGGTGGTCAATCTGGGCTCGGGCATCAGTTCGCTGCTGATCCCCGCGTCTTCATCGGTACGCACGGTGGCAGAGCTGGTCGCCGCGATGAAGCAGCGGGGGGACCAGAACAGCTTTGGATCCGCGGGCATCGGCACCATTGCGCACTTGTCCGCCGAAGACTTCATGCTGGCCACCGGCGTGCGCGCCACGCATGTGCCGTACAAGGGAACCTCCCTGGCGGTGCAGGACCTGGCCGCAGGCCGCCTGAGCTTCATGTTTGACAGTTCCGTCTCGGCGGAGGGCTATGTGCGCGGCGGCCTGGCGCGCATGCTGGCCGTGACCGGCCGCACCAGGCTGCACGGCATGCCGGACGTGCCCACGATGGCGGAGGCGGGGATCAAGCTCGCCAACCCCGAGGGTTATTTCGGGGTATGGGCGCCGGCCGGCACGCCGCGCGAGATCGTGCTCGCGCTCAACGGCGCGCTGAACGACGTGCTCAAGAGCCCCGAGGTGGTGGCCCTGATGCAAAAGCTGTCCATCACCGCGCGGGGCGGCACACCCGAAGACTTCGCGCAGCGCGTGGCGGCCGACTCCCTGCAGTGGAAGAAGGCCGTCCAGCGGGCCAACGTCCCGCTTGAATAG
- a CDS encoding LysR substrate-binding domain-containing protein: MPAAERIVNELRALDAEIGGAEAAVRSRLHVAATPTVSTSLLPRVVSEFGRSHPQVRVHLADLDVTQVRRAVLEGEADIGLGFFVKPAVGLLREPLCKFRLMRVDPPSQGPAGIGPSQPWSSLAELPLVSLPPDNPIQAVIEDHLSRIGRGHEDRPVMNFMGTLIAMVGAGLGHAIVPAFALEECLRHGLSVSMLVEPAVHLDLFVVSRRGARPKPAALEFAAAVKRAATRLAH, encoded by the coding sequence ATGCCGGCTGCGGAAAGAATCGTCAACGAGCTTCGCGCGCTGGACGCCGAGATCGGCGGAGCGGAGGCCGCCGTGCGTTCGCGCCTCCACGTCGCGGCCACGCCGACGGTCTCCACCAGCTTGCTGCCCCGCGTCGTGAGCGAGTTCGGGCGAAGCCACCCGCAGGTGCGCGTGCATCTGGCGGATCTGGATGTCACCCAGGTGCGCCGCGCCGTGCTGGAGGGCGAGGCCGACATCGGGCTGGGGTTCTTTGTGAAGCCCGCGGTGGGGCTGCTGCGCGAGCCGCTGTGCAAGTTCCGGCTGATGCGTGTCGACCCGCCGAGCCAGGGGCCGGCCGGCATCGGCCCGAGCCAGCCCTGGAGCAGCCTGGCGGAGCTGCCGCTGGTGAGCCTGCCTCCGGACAACCCCATCCAGGCCGTGATCGAGGACCACCTCTCCCGCATCGGACGCGGCCATGAGGACAGGCCCGTGATGAACTTCATGGGAACCCTGATTGCCATGGTCGGCGCCGGACTGGGCCATGCCATCGTCCCGGCCTTCGCGCTCGAAGAATGCCTGCGCCATGGGCTGAGCGTGTCCATGCTGGTGGAGCCCGCCGTCCACCTCGATCTGTTCGTCGTCTCGCGCCGCGGCGCGCGGCCCAAGCCCGCTGCGCTCGAATTCGCGGCCGCGGTCAAGCGGGCGGCCACCCGCCTGGCCCACTGA
- a CDS encoding isocitrate lyase/PEP mutase family protein: MRELLARNEILVMPGGFSPLLAKMAQEAGFESFFLAGSQLSAFLYGYPDTGVVGLRDFVDHARHIAARVDIPVLVDFDTGFGNAVNVWYAVQECVRSGAAALQIEDQEAPKKSGTLAGRRCISQREAVGKIRAAIDARQAIDPEFVVCARVDALGAEGETWESTLARCQAYADEGGADLIWLNSSQTREQLEEVCRKVKVPVLTIWGGAGPPPTPKELEALGVRVALYPTITASVGMQAAWHVLHDFKARGLPAIAEWQAQMRNGPYGVPNLAALTGLPKVRELEASFIPPESQRDYETTWGHRPAQEASENQR; encoded by the coding sequence ATGCGCGAGCTGCTCGCACGAAACGAGATCCTGGTGATGCCTGGCGGATTCAGTCCGTTGCTGGCGAAGATGGCGCAGGAAGCGGGCTTCGAGTCCTTCTTTCTTGCCGGATCGCAGCTCTCGGCGTTCCTGTACGGCTACCCGGATACCGGGGTTGTGGGGCTGCGCGACTTTGTCGACCATGCCCGCCACATCGCCGCCCGCGTGGACATTCCCGTGCTGGTGGATTTCGACACGGGCTTTGGCAACGCCGTGAATGTCTGGTACGCCGTGCAGGAGTGCGTGCGCTCCGGGGCCGCAGCCCTCCAGATCGAAGACCAGGAGGCGCCCAAGAAGTCCGGCACCCTGGCCGGGCGCCGCTGCATCAGTCAGCGCGAAGCGGTTGGCAAAATCCGCGCCGCCATCGACGCGCGCCAGGCCATCGACCCCGAATTCGTGGTGTGCGCGCGCGTGGATGCGCTCGGTGCCGAAGGCGAAACCTGGGAATCGACGCTCGCGCGCTGCCAGGCCTATGCCGATGAAGGCGGTGCCGACCTGATCTGGCTGAACTCCTCCCAGACACGCGAACAGCTCGAAGAAGTGTGCCGCAAGGTGAAGGTGCCGGTTCTCACGATCTGGGGCGGCGCCGGTCCGCCACCGACGCCGAAGGAGCTTGAAGCCCTGGGCGTGCGGGTCGCGCTGTACCCGACCATCACGGCATCGGTCGGCATGCAGGCTGCCTGGCACGTGCTGCACGACTTCAAGGCACGCGGCTTGCCGGCCATCGCGGAATGGCAGGCGCAGATGCGCAACGGCCCCTATGGCGTGCCCAACCTCGCTGCCCTCACGGGCCTGCCCAAGGTGCGGGAACTGGAGGCAAGCTTCATTCCGCCCGAAAGCCAGCGCGACTACGAAACCACCTGGGGCCATCGCCCGGCCCAGGAAGCCTCGGAGAACCAGCGATGA